In Gimesia benthica, a single window of DNA contains:
- a CDS encoding FtsW/RodA/SpoVE family cell cycle protein: protein MHYSGLNRIPWSLLCCILILMGCGLAGIARGDELAGQGHYFQKQCVWILISLAALTGTILFPYRNLRSISYPLFLMTLILLIAVFFIPAVNGSRRWIPLGFFKFQPSELAKITYILALAHYLMYRKNYRRIPGLIVPFILTCVPVILILREPDLGTSLLFFPILFAMLFSAGARPRHLITIVFLGICMLPLLWLQMNPEQKSRIVALFTQRDGGEMPRGDGYHLYQSKQMLALGGVWGSEIAGMPVDDPAAYHLPAGRTDFIFCLVGERFGIMGCLFALAVFSFLFIRGLQIATATREPFGRLVAVGIVTLLASQTIINTGMTVGLMPITGMTLPLMSYGGTSMLSTCLALGLLINICMRPGYEIHAEPFRF from the coding sequence ATGCATTACTCCGGCTTAAATCGCATTCCCTGGTCCCTGCTCTGCTGCATCCTGATTCTGATGGGTTGTGGTCTGGCAGGAATTGCGCGCGGCGATGAACTGGCTGGACAGGGACATTATTTCCAGAAACAGTGTGTCTGGATCCTGATCTCACTTGCGGCACTGACCGGCACAATTCTGTTTCCCTACCGCAATCTGCGGAGCATCAGCTACCCCCTGTTTCTAATGACGCTGATCCTGCTGATAGCCGTCTTTTTCATTCCCGCCGTGAACGGTTCCCGACGCTGGATTCCGCTCGGTTTCTTTAAATTTCAACCCTCGGAACTGGCGAAGATCACGTACATCCTGGCTCTGGCCCATTATCTGATGTACCGCAAGAATTATCGACGGATCCCGGGTTTGATTGTCCCGTTCATACTGACCTGTGTCCCCGTTATTCTGATTCTACGTGAACCAGACCTGGGAACCTCCCTGCTGTTCTTCCCGATCCTGTTCGCCATGCTGTTTTCCGCAGGAGCCCGCCCACGGCACCTGATTACCATCGTGTTCCTGGGAATCTGTATGCTGCCACTCCTCTGGCTCCAGATGAATCCCGAGCAGAAATCTCGTATCGTGGCACTGTTCACACAGCGTGATGGAGGCGAGATGCCGCGTGGAGACGGCTACCACCTCTACCAGTCAAAGCAGATGTTGGCACTGGGGGGAGTCTGGGGAAGCGAGATTGCCGGAATGCCCGTCGATGATCCTGCGGCCTACCATCTGCCCGCGGGTCGTACCGACTTCATTTTCTGCCTGGTTGGCGAACGGTTTGGCATTATGGGCTGCCTGTTTGCGCTGGCGGTCTTCAGCTTTCTCTTTATCCGGGGATTGCAGATCGCGACAGCCACCCGCGAGCCCTTTGGGCGACTGGTCGCGGTGGGGATTGTTACCCTACTGGCATCGCAGACAATCATCAATACGGGAATGACCGTCGGCCTGATGCCCATCACCGGGATGACGCTTCCTCTGATGAGTTACGGCGGGACCAGTATGCTCAGCACCTGTCTTGCCTTGGGATTGCTGATCAATATCTGCATGCGACCCGGCTACGAAATTCACGCTGAACCATTCCGGTTCTAA
- a CDS encoding RNA polymerase subunit sigma: MSGPIVRTGTTPKFWENYDKIFGEPDKKGTKKKAAKKKGSAKKKTASKSVASTKKAPAKKSPAKKVTAKKTPAKKAAKKKAKKK; the protein is encoded by the coding sequence ATGAGCGGCCCCATTGTTCGTACCGGTACAACTCCCAAGTTCTGGGAAAACTATGATAAAATCTTTGGTGAACCCGACAAAAAGGGAACCAAAAAGAAAGCAGCAAAGAAAAAAGGAAGTGCCAAGAAAAAAACAGCTTCCAAATCCGTCGCCAGCACAAAGAAAGCCCCAGCGAAGAAATCTCCGGCCAAAAAAGTAACCGCGAAAAAAACTCCAGCTAAAAAAGCTGCGAAGAAAAAAGCAAAGAAGAAATAA
- a CDS encoding DUF6798 domain-containing protein has product MTSESTATKTSPPAILLILLIAGSFAVDSFLRFPIPGTNEPHYLCKAKHYWNPQWCEGDFFLESSNAHRFFYQVIGFFTQWLTLTQTVVIARLTGCLLLAIGWFRLLRVLTPGTWSPLIAAALYLGIAAFGNFSGEWIVGGIESKVFAYGFLFLALANACEQHWNRAGVYLGLTICWHPIVGVWGLLCALFALLCYAVVQRKSLNRTSLGLTTSQAIPAIGWLILCSLPGLIPALSLLQGGTPREEFSANFIQVFYRLKHHLDPMDFDTFSYLLYGLLLVVWFILRRKESSDFQFRFFQYFIAGTLGLACVGLLLGAGPRPATDMPYYAFRMSLLKFYPFRLFDSLLPLAVTVTVINGIYQRCFAPTENAAGSQQGSSRLAVVTVSLLSLALFGGVFYSAWAKPPVHKMTAQQRSDWLDACHWIEENTPESALFLTPIHQSDFKWYAQRPEYVTYKDCPQDAPGIVEWNRRLKYLRKWGQNYYNEGFDDEGLQVLKRETGITHLLVKRLGPFKTIEPVYQNPTYKIYQLP; this is encoded by the coding sequence GTGACCTCTGAATCCACAGCGACTAAAACATCACCTCCAGCCATCCTGCTCATCCTGTTGATTGCCGGTTCCTTCGCCGTCGATTCCTTTCTCCGGTTTCCGATCCCCGGCACTAATGAGCCGCACTACCTCTGCAAGGCGAAACATTACTGGAATCCCCAATGGTGCGAAGGAGATTTCTTTCTTGAATCTTCCAACGCACACCGGTTCTTTTATCAGGTGATTGGATTCTTCACGCAGTGGCTCACACTGACACAGACAGTCGTCATTGCGCGACTGACGGGTTGTCTGCTGCTGGCGATCGGCTGGTTTCGGCTGCTGCGCGTATTGACCCCAGGAACCTGGTCTCCCCTGATCGCCGCTGCGCTCTATCTTGGCATCGCCGCCTTCGGCAACTTTTCAGGGGAATGGATTGTTGGCGGCATTGAATCCAAGGTGTTCGCTTATGGTTTTCTGTTTTTAGCTCTGGCCAATGCCTGTGAACAGCACTGGAATCGTGCCGGAGTTTATCTGGGGCTGACGATCTGCTGGCATCCCATTGTGGGAGTCTGGGGGCTGCTTTGTGCTCTCTTTGCGTTATTATGCTACGCGGTCGTACAGCGAAAGTCACTCAATCGAACTTCGCTGGGACTGACCACCAGCCAGGCCATTCCGGCCATCGGCTGGCTCATTCTATGTTCTCTGCCGGGATTGATCCCTGCATTGAGTCTGCTTCAGGGGGGGACTCCCCGGGAAGAATTTTCGGCGAACTTCATCCAGGTCTTTTACCGGCTCAAACACCACCTGGATCCCATGGACTTCGACACCTTCAGTTATCTTCTGTATGGATTGCTGCTCGTGGTCTGGTTTATATTACGTCGAAAGGAAAGCTCAGACTTTCAGTTTCGTTTCTTCCAGTATTTTATCGCGGGGACTCTAGGTCTGGCCTGTGTTGGACTTCTACTGGGAGCAGGACCACGCCCAGCGACTGATATGCCGTATTACGCTTTCCGAATGTCGCTATTGAAGTTTTATCCCTTTCGCCTGTTTGATTCACTGCTCCCCCTGGCGGTGACGGTTACAGTTATTAATGGGATCTACCAGCGTTGTTTCGCTCCCACAGAGAATGCTGCGGGAAGTCAACAGGGAAGTTCCCGACTTGCTGTCGTGACAGTCAGCCTGCTGAGCCTGGCTCTGTTTGGAGGAGTTTTCTATTCGGCATGGGCCAAACCCCCGGTCCACAAGATGACAGCGCAACAACGGTCAGACTGGCTGGATGCCTGCCACTGGATCGAAGAAAATACCCCCGAATCAGCCCTGTTTCTGACTCCAATCCACCAGTCTGATTTTAAGTGGTACGCACAACGCCCCGAATATGTAACCTATAAAGACTGTCCCCAGGACGCGCCAGGCATCGTGGAATGGAATCGAAGGCTGAAATACCTTCGAAAATGGGGACAGAATTACTATAATGAAGGCTTTGACGATGAAGGCCTGCAGGTGCTGAAACGGGAGACCGGAATCACTCATTTGCTGGTGAAACGCCTCGGCCCATTTAAAACCATCGAACCTGTTTATCAGAATCCAACCTATAAGATCTATCAACTTCCCTGA
- a CDS encoding PAS domain-containing hybrid sensor histidine kinase/response regulator, with translation MKFKFGSGKVKLNQFRIDSTQNTLEPRKDAYSAESETTCIKSILESIPSGAVLLQTGSLYFNERANALLGSSEDHPEVFEENVTRLLTLKPNPLPESAVHPAQVEFWSSCHDGNQCLCEVTLPAQEKSSLWLIDEITSRRQNERLHHLLTSATSDVTGDEFFKRFVKTLAEALNLKCVLLVKHQSFHFEPGNQRIGKCQTVGACFDGELVPDFEYEVKGTPCADAIGTEPYSVCQNVARHYPEDLFLQEHEIESYFSLPMVDKHGAVQGHLVMLGDRPIYEDLCEIPAIKSYTYRAAAELSREYAERKLKESELRITMAARGSEIGLWDYDVITKQARFDDKWYTMLGYTPGEFAASYAAWQSLVHPEDLKPTLELLEDYLDGKSTSYEAEIRMQTKAGEWKWILTRGKVAAYSPQQKPVQVIGTHIDIDDLKRSQQIRLQNEARLRIIMEQIPAILWTTDKENQYTSIVGAGLTQLGLQPDEAVGKPIYEFHESEEVSHYMTAMHERTLKGESVRFEQKLQNTILDIHIEPLRNSHEDIIGCIGLAIDVTVRKKTIEQLNRQRILLQTIFHSVTDVMIVTDRSHNIVMCNESIQLHFRCKEADLLGRPIRELVKSEADYQAQFNRVSYPNSHVLKPFILEYLRTDDTSFQGETIITPLRRSDNQITGYIQVIRDITDRIQMEEEKDQLHAQMLHAQKLESLGVLAGGVAHDFNNLLLAILGNTNLALMELQETSPISQNVKNIEIAARHATKICERLLAYSGRRTFLTTTFNLNQIIRETVEILKTIISPNAHIDLNLSKESLLIHGDTGQIEQVVLNLLTNASEAIQNQKDDGKINVRTGLLELGQDDFADYYFCENVTPGRFVFFEIEDNGSGMDADCQSKMFDPFFTTKFTGRGLGLAGVSGIIRGHHGGLFVQSAVESGSCFRVILPVSTEAEEEVNSDSTIDPVVPADVGYVLVIDDDKAVCNVVTNVLKRFGFSVLLANSGAQGLEVYGRNRDSISVVLLDMTMPGMSGVETLRQLQELQINIPVILTSGLSENDISDQMEGSEIVHFLKKPYKPQKLVNIVSKALLRHQIKDDATGKY, from the coding sequence ATGAAGTTCAAGTTCGGTTCCGGCAAAGTGAAACTAAATCAATTCCGTATCGATTCGACTCAGAATACGCTTGAACCGCGAAAAGATGCATACTCTGCCGAGAGTGAAACGACCTGTATTAAATCAATACTCGAAAGTATTCCTTCGGGCGCCGTCTTACTGCAGACTGGCAGTCTGTATTTCAATGAACGTGCCAATGCCTTGTTAGGGAGCTCCGAAGATCACCCGGAAGTCTTCGAGGAAAACGTTACACGGTTACTGACACTGAAACCGAATCCATTACCAGAATCTGCCGTACACCCTGCTCAGGTAGAGTTCTGGTCCAGTTGTCATGACGGCAATCAGTGTTTGTGTGAAGTAACTTTACCTGCTCAAGAAAAATCCAGTCTCTGGTTGATCGATGAAATTACCTCCAGACGTCAGAACGAGCGGTTACACCACCTGCTGACCAGCGCAACCAGTGATGTTACTGGCGACGAGTTTTTCAAACGTTTCGTGAAGACTCTTGCAGAAGCTTTGAATCTGAAATGTGTACTGCTGGTCAAACATCAGTCATTTCATTTTGAACCGGGAAACCAGCGAATAGGCAAGTGTCAGACAGTGGGGGCCTGTTTCGACGGAGAACTGGTTCCCGATTTTGAGTACGAGGTCAAAGGGACTCCCTGTGCTGATGCGATCGGCACGGAACCTTACAGTGTCTGTCAGAATGTAGCACGACATTATCCGGAAGATCTGTTCCTGCAGGAACATGAGATTGAATCCTATTTCAGCCTGCCTATGGTCGACAAACATGGTGCAGTGCAGGGGCATCTCGTGATGTTGGGGGACCGGCCTATCTATGAAGACCTCTGTGAAATCCCGGCCATTAAAAGTTACACCTATCGGGCGGCAGCAGAACTGAGTCGTGAGTATGCAGAGCGCAAACTGAAAGAGAGTGAGCTGCGAATCACCATGGCGGCCCGTGGTTCGGAAATCGGCCTCTGGGACTATGATGTGATCACTAAACAGGCCCGGTTTGATGATAAATGGTATACCATGCTGGGCTACACACCAGGGGAATTTGCTGCCAGCTATGCCGCCTGGCAATCCCTGGTGCATCCGGAAGATCTCAAGCCAACGCTTGAGTTACTGGAAGATTATTTGGATGGAAAGAGCACTTCCTACGAAGCAGAAATCCGCATGCAGACGAAAGCGGGGGAGTGGAAATGGATCCTGACCCGTGGAAAAGTAGCAGCGTACAGCCCTCAACAGAAGCCGGTACAGGTCATTGGAACTCATATTGATATCGATGACTTGAAACGTTCCCAGCAGATTCGTTTGCAGAATGAAGCACGTCTGCGGATCATCATGGAGCAGATCCCTGCGATTCTGTGGACCACTGACAAGGAGAATCAATATACCTCAATTGTCGGCGCAGGATTGACTCAGTTAGGGCTGCAGCCGGATGAAGCAGTTGGAAAACCGATTTATGAATTTCATGAATCAGAAGAAGTGTCCCATTACATGACGGCCATGCATGAGCGAACTCTGAAAGGAGAGTCCGTTCGTTTTGAACAAAAGTTGCAGAACACGATTCTGGATATTCATATCGAGCCATTGCGAAACTCTCATGAGGACATCATTGGCTGTATCGGGCTGGCGATTGATGTTACCGTCCGCAAGAAGACGATCGAGCAGTTAAATCGACAGCGGATTCTGCTGCAGACCATTTTTCACTCAGTGACCGATGTAATGATTGTCACTGACCGCAGTCATAATATCGTCATGTGCAATGAATCAATTCAGCTGCATTTTCGGTGCAAAGAGGCGGATCTGCTGGGAAGACCGATCAGGGAACTCGTCAAGTCAGAGGCCGACTACCAGGCTCAGTTCAACCGGGTTTCTTATCCCAATTCACACGTGCTGAAACCTTTTATTCTGGAATACCTGAGGACCGATGACACTTCATTCCAGGGGGAGACAATCATCACTCCCCTGCGCCGCTCAGATAATCAAATCACCGGATATATTCAGGTGATTCGTGATATCACTGATCGGATTCAGATGGAAGAAGAGAAAGACCAGTTGCATGCCCAGATGCTGCATGCACAAAAACTGGAAAGCCTGGGAGTTCTTGCTGGAGGGGTGGCACATGATTTCAATAATCTGCTGCTGGCGATTCTCGGGAATACCAATCTCGCGCTCATGGAACTGCAGGAGACTTCTCCCATCAGCCAGAATGTGAAGAACATTGAAATTGCAGCCCGACATGCAACCAAAATCTGCGAACGGCTGCTGGCTTATTCTGGCCGTCGTACATTTCTAACGACAACATTTAACCTGAATCAGATCATTCGGGAAACGGTAGAGATTCTGAAAACAATCATTTCTCCCAATGCTCATATCGATCTGAACCTGTCAAAAGAGTCTCTGCTGATTCACGGTGATACCGGTCAGATAGAACAAGTCGTTTTAAACCTGCTGACCAATGCTTCCGAAGCCATTCAGAATCAGAAAGATGACGGGAAAATCAACGTTCGGACGGGATTACTCGAGCTGGGGCAGGATGACTTTGCTGACTACTATTTCTGCGAGAATGTCACCCCCGGACGATTCGTCTTCTTCGAAATCGAGGATAATGGAAGCGGAATGGATGCGGACTGTCAGTCGAAAATGTTCGATCCCTTTTTCACTACCAAATTCACCGGCAGAGGGCTCGGTCTGGCGGGGGTATCCGGAATCATTCGTGGTCACCATGGGGGACTGTTTGTTCAATCTGCAGTCGAGAGTGGTTCCTGTTTCAGAGTGATTCTTCCTGTTTCGACTGAAGCGGAAGAGGAAGTTAACTCGGATAGCACGATCGACCCTGTAGTGCCTGCCGATGTGGGTTATGTCCTGGTGATTGACGATGATAAAGCGGTCTGTAATGTGGTGACAAACGTGCTCAAACGCTTTGGATTTTCCGTACTGCTTGCCAACTCAGGCGCACAGGGGCTTGAGGTTTATGGACGCAATCGTGACTCCATCAGCGTGGTCCTGCTGGATATGACCATGCCCGGAATGAGTGGCGTCGAAACTCTCAGGCAGCTCCAGGAACTCCAGATCAATATTCCCGTCATCCTGACGAGTGGTCTCAGTGAAAACGACATCTCTGACCAGATGGAAGGCTCCGAGATAGTGCATTTCCTCAAGAAGCCGTACAAGCCTCAAAAGCTGGTCAATATCGTGAGTAAAGCGCTCCTGCGACACCAGATTAAAGATGATGCCACCGGAAAGTATTAG
- a CDS encoding rhomboid family intramembrane serine protease: protein MLHSLKSFCSRFPVTAAFIAIAVGLFIAVQVYRINHNSAGQSDFDDALWKLGAVQPLVFVHDHPLIEEKDYPTGGPFDLWAGEWWRILVSGFHHGDLLHLVMNCLAIGFLGHLIEPVIRNWIYALFLIVATFVSLLPEYYWEHYPVGLSGAAFAMFGMLILLRKTDEHIAEVFTDREIHWGLGWLLLCFVLTYLGILNIANAAHVTGFLYGLLAGVVVVNHSRWKSLFRFAFVALHLALIPATWLVCHPYWNGKYYWYLARHTEDLGQRITYLQQGVDLSPGEPKIGAELALSLYRTESVPFGSWETILKSLKRNRSYEKGVELARLIWKQFHSEDQKAQARAMVDEIFGDESEAWSDRLQLAQVEMVQTDLAPERGGKGPAEELLFLKEQGPQTRTLKPQDLTAPPVDPGSPQSAVEGVTL, encoded by the coding sequence ATGTTGCATTCTCTCAAAAGTTTCTGTTCCCGCTTTCCTGTCACTGCAGCCTTTATCGCGATTGCAGTCGGGTTATTCATCGCCGTTCAGGTTTATCGCATCAACCACAATTCGGCTGGTCAGAGTGATTTTGATGATGCGCTCTGGAAACTGGGAGCCGTTCAGCCACTGGTCTTTGTACACGACCATCCGCTGATTGAAGAGAAGGATTATCCAACGGGGGGACCCTTCGATCTCTGGGCGGGAGAATGGTGGCGGATTCTGGTCAGCGGGTTCCATCATGGAGATTTGCTGCATCTGGTGATGAACTGCCTCGCGATCGGCTTTCTGGGACATCTGATTGAACCGGTAATACGTAACTGGATTTACGCGCTGTTTCTGATTGTCGCGACATTCGTATCCCTGCTGCCTGAGTACTACTGGGAGCACTATCCCGTGGGGTTGTCGGGAGCCGCGTTTGCGATGTTTGGTATGCTGATTCTGTTGCGTAAGACCGACGAGCACATTGCTGAAGTCTTTACCGATCGAGAAATTCACTGGGGCCTGGGCTGGCTCTTACTCTGTTTTGTACTGACCTATCTGGGAATCCTGAATATTGCGAATGCCGCCCATGTGACCGGGTTCCTGTATGGACTTCTGGCGGGAGTGGTGGTGGTCAATCACTCGCGTTGGAAGAGCCTGTTCCGGTTTGCGTTTGTCGCGTTACATCTGGCTTTAATCCCGGCGACCTGGCTGGTCTGTCATCCTTACTGGAATGGAAAGTATTACTGGTACCTGGCGCGTCATACCGAGGACCTGGGGCAGCGGATCACCTATTTACAACAAGGGGTCGATCTGTCACCGGGCGAACCAAAAATTGGCGCAGAACTCGCGTTGAGTCTGTATCGCACCGAGTCAGTCCCCTTTGGTTCCTGGGAGACCATTCTCAAGTCTCTCAAACGGAATCGAAGCTATGAGAAAGGTGTAGAGCTGGCGAGGTTGATCTGGAAACAGTTCCATTCCGAAGACCAGAAAGCACAGGCTCGGGCCATGGTGGACGAGATCTTTGGCGATGAGTCTGAGGCCTGGTCAGACCGTCTGCAACTGGCACAGGTGGAAATGGTGCAGACTGATCTCGCTCCCGAGCGAGGTGGTAAAGGTCCCGCGGAGGAACTGCTGTTCTTGAAAGAGCAGGGGCCGCAAACCAGAACTCTCAAGCCCCAGGACTTGACCGCGCCACCCGTAGATCCCGGTTCTCCCCAGAGTGCCGTCGAAGGCGTCACCCTTTGA
- a CDS encoding pyridoxal phosphate-dependent decarboxylase family protein, with amino-acid sequence MTEDQEFNSARSRIEAAFDPELLSAASQTLAELLTAHARSLTEPDTPVLNWQSPAENLKQALEQLLQAPTEESVDSDITNRIQNFRLLAKTMLDRGHNLQNPRYIGHQVPASVPLAGLFDAITAVTNQVMAVYEMGPWATAVELALIEMIGTEIGFTPGEFTGLVTHGGSLANLTGLLAARNQSCPEIGTLGPQAQLDAAPVLLVSADAHYSVTRSANILGIGTEQILKIPLDEQRRIQPQALEELILQCRSEQRTIIAVVACACATPIGAFDPLEQIADLCEKYKVWLHVDAAHGGPTCFSKRHRHLTRGLHRADSVVFDAHKMMFIPALSAFLFFKNKAHRFTAFQQQAPYLFDPSAPEIADYDLGLRTIECTKRANSYALWGTWALFGKQLFADLVDVTFETARTFHNLLKEMPDFEAVHDPQCNIVVFRYLPDWLAALPLEQQNMIHFRVRRQIIESGEFYIVHSVLDGQAAFRITVMNPLTKESHLRQLLNSIQTKVEKFRDTIPASPQTDHCEQT; translated from the coding sequence ATGACCGAAGACCAAGAATTCAATTCTGCGCGATCCCGAATTGAAGCTGCCTTTGACCCGGAATTACTCTCCGCCGCTAGCCAGACATTAGCGGAACTACTGACGGCACATGCTCGTTCCCTGACTGAACCGGACACACCAGTGTTAAACTGGCAGTCTCCAGCAGAAAATCTGAAACAGGCACTGGAGCAATTGTTACAGGCGCCGACTGAAGAGAGTGTCGACTCCGATATTACAAATCGGATTCAGAATTTCCGCCTGCTGGCTAAGACGATGCTGGATCGGGGGCACAATCTGCAAAACCCCCGCTATATTGGTCATCAGGTACCGGCTTCCGTCCCTCTGGCCGGACTGTTTGATGCAATCACAGCTGTGACGAATCAGGTCATGGCGGTCTATGAAATGGGTCCCTGGGCTACCGCCGTCGAACTGGCCCTGATAGAGATGATTGGCACCGAAATTGGATTCACACCTGGTGAATTTACCGGACTGGTAACACATGGTGGCTCACTGGCCAACCTCACAGGCCTCCTGGCAGCCCGCAATCAGAGTTGCCCGGAAATCGGAACTCTGGGCCCTCAGGCACAACTGGATGCTGCTCCCGTCCTGCTTGTTTCCGCGGATGCCCACTACAGTGTAACCCGCTCAGCAAATATCCTGGGGATCGGAACCGAGCAGATTCTCAAGATACCCCTTGATGAACAACGTCGAATCCAACCTCAGGCTCTGGAAGAATTGATTCTGCAATGCAGATCGGAACAGCGGACGATCATCGCTGTGGTAGCCTGTGCCTGTGCGACTCCTATAGGAGCTTTCGATCCACTGGAACAGATCGCTGACCTGTGTGAAAAGTACAAGGTCTGGCTGCACGTCGATGCTGCCCATGGGGGCCCCACCTGTTTTTCAAAGCGTCACCGACACCTGACACGTGGTCTGCACCGGGCCGACAGTGTCGTATTTGACGCTCACAAAATGATGTTCATCCCCGCATTAAGCGCCTTTCTCTTTTTTAAGAACAAAGCGCACCGGTTCACTGCGTTTCAACAGCAGGCCCCTTATTTGTTCGATCCATCTGCCCCAGAAATCGCCGATTATGATCTGGGTTTGCGAACGATTGAGTGTACCAAACGTGCCAACAGCTACGCACTCTGGGGGACCTGGGCCCTGTTTGGAAAACAGCTCTTTGCCGATCTGGTTGACGTCACCTTCGAGACCGCACGTACGTTTCACAACCTGCTCAAAGAGATGCCGGACTTTGAAGCGGTGCATGATCCGCAGTGTAATATTGTTGTCTTTCGGTATTTGCCTGACTGGCTGGCAGCCCTGCCTCTGGAACAGCAGAATATGATTCACTTCCGAGTGCGACGCCAGATCATCGAATCCGGGGAATTCTACATTGTTCATTCCGTACTGGATGGTCAGGCAGCGTTTCGAATTACCGTGATGAATCCCCTCACGAAGGAATCGCACCTCAGACAACTGCTGAATTCGATTCAAACAAAAGTCGAAAAGTTCAGGGACACCATTCCTGCTTCTCCCCAGACCGATCATTGTGAACAGACTTGA